The following are encoded in a window of Kitasatospora sp. NBC_01250 genomic DNA:
- a CDS encoding DUF3151 domain-containing protein, with product MTERKNLLSGPGPTLLSEEPEPYRRLAEESASPTQLAADYPWFSLAWAMLADDAFTEGRVVESYAYARTGYHRGLDALRRAGWKGHGPIPWEHRANRGFLRCLAALARAADSIKETEEAGRCWEFLRDSSPEAYTALKQ from the coding sequence ATGACTGAACGGAAGAACTTGCTCTCGGGCCCGGGCCCGACGCTGCTGTCCGAGGAGCCCGAGCCCTACCGCCGGCTCGCCGAGGAGTCCGCGTCGCCCACCCAGCTCGCGGCGGACTACCCGTGGTTCTCCCTGGCCTGGGCGATGCTGGCCGACGACGCCTTCACCGAGGGCCGGGTCGTCGAGTCCTACGCCTACGCCCGCACCGGCTACCACCGCGGCCTGGACGCGCTGCGCCGGGCGGGCTGGAAGGGCCACGGTCCGATCCCGTGGGAGCACCGGGCCAACCGCGGATTCCTGCGCTGCCTGGCCGCACTCGCCCGGGCCGCCGATTCCATCAAGGAGACCGAAGAGGCCGGTCGCTGCTGGGAGTTCCTGCGGGACAGCAGCCCCGAGGCCTACACCGCGCTGAAGCAGTAG
- the purS gene encoding phosphoribosylformylglycinamidine synthase subunit PurS, producing MARVVVDVMLKPEILDPQGQAVQRALPRLGFAGIADVRQGKRFELELEGPVDDAALARIREAAETFLANTVIEDFTVRVEETS from the coding sequence GTGGCACGCGTCGTAGTCGACGTCATGCTCAAGCCGGAGATCCTCGACCCCCAGGGACAGGCGGTGCAGCGCGCACTGCCCCGTCTCGGATTCGCCGGGATCGCCGATGTCCGCCAGGGCAAGCGTTTCGAGCTGGAACTGGAGGGCCCGGTGGACGACGCCGCGCTCGCCCGGATCCGCGAAGCCGCCGAGACCTTTCTGGCCAACACCGTGATCGAGGACTTCACCGTCCGCGTCGAGGAGACTTCGTGA
- a CDS encoding histone-like nucleoid-structuring protein Lsr2, with amino-acid sequence MAQRVVVTLSDDLDGGAAAETVHFGVDGKSYEIDLSLDNAEKLREALAPFVAAGRRQSRTGKSFRRTALAPDPAAVRAWAQSRGMELPARGRIPKHVYEAFAEAN; translated from the coding sequence ATGGCTCAGCGTGTAGTCGTCACGCTCTCCGACGACCTGGACGGCGGGGCTGCCGCCGAAACCGTCCACTTCGGTGTCGACGGGAAGTCGTACGAGATCGACCTGTCCCTGGACAACGCGGAAAAGCTGCGGGAGGCACTCGCGCCCTTCGTCGCGGCCGGCCGCCGCCAGAGCCGCACCGGAAAGTCGTTCCGCCGCACCGCGCTCGCCCCGGACCCGGCCGCCGTGCGCGCCTGGGCCCAGTCCCGGGGGATGGAGCTGCCGGCCCGTGGCCGCATCCCGAAGCACGTTTACGAAGCGTTCGCCGAGGCCAACTGA
- a CDS encoding sensor histidine kinase translates to MGIGAWREYGKPKRIEIYIRWTFYAMTVLLPLTLLPFAGQNVVRQSATPAVALLCGLVLLSSGLSVPLTRAALNYHVRGGALPLRLLLAHAAVIQAAVWLPLLAAVHRAVQPTALLLTGGVLLNLWVVAPAIVLRPRVLAPWALAMLVLALPPIWIACRDLGFAVGQLVGLTFGLAVCAASCRCSAWMVKVAWDLDSARETQARLAVAEERLRFSRDLHDVLGRNLTTMALKAELAVQLARRGRPEAADQMVEVQRIAQESQREVREVVRGYRTADLAAEVTGARSVLRAAGIECRIDLGPDPSALPALAQSVLGWVVREAATNVLRHSEAEQVTVRLWTHQEQAVLELSNDGVRPPVASEGGSGLAGLRERLAAHGGELTCTRSPERFTLRATLPLPSTAPDQELAA, encoded by the coding sequence ATGGGCATCGGGGCTTGGCGCGAGTACGGCAAACCGAAGCGGATCGAGATCTACATCCGCTGGACCTTCTACGCGATGACGGTCCTCCTGCCGCTGACGCTGCTGCCCTTCGCGGGCCAGAACGTGGTCCGGCAGTCCGCCACCCCCGCGGTCGCGCTGCTCTGCGGCCTGGTACTGCTGAGCAGCGGGCTCTCCGTGCCGCTGACCCGGGCCGCGCTCAACTACCACGTGCGCGGCGGCGCGCTCCCGCTGCGCCTGCTGCTGGCGCACGCCGCCGTCATCCAGGCCGCCGTCTGGCTGCCGCTGCTGGCCGCGGTGCACCGCGCCGTCCAGCCCACCGCCCTGCTGCTGACCGGCGGGGTCCTGCTGAACCTGTGGGTGGTCGCCCCCGCGATCGTGCTGCGGCCCCGGGTCCTGGCGCCCTGGGCGCTGGCGATGCTGGTGCTGGCGCTGCCACCGATCTGGATCGCCTGCCGCGACCTCGGGTTCGCCGTCGGCCAGTTGGTCGGCCTGACCTTCGGCCTGGCGGTCTGCGCGGCGAGCTGCCGCTGCTCGGCCTGGATGGTCAAGGTGGCCTGGGACCTGGACAGCGCCCGCGAGACCCAGGCCCGCCTCGCGGTGGCCGAGGAGCGGCTGCGGTTCTCCCGTGACCTGCACGACGTGCTGGGCCGCAACCTGACCACCATGGCGCTCAAGGCCGAGCTGGCCGTGCAGCTGGCCCGGCGCGGGCGCCCGGAGGCGGCCGACCAGATGGTCGAGGTGCAGCGGATCGCCCAGGAGTCGCAGCGCGAGGTGCGCGAGGTGGTGCGCGGCTACCGGACCGCCGACCTGGCCGCCGAGGTGACCGGCGCCCGTTCGGTGCTGCGGGCCGCCGGCATCGAGTGCCGGATCGACCTGGGGCCCGACCCCTCGGCCCTGCCCGCGCTGGCCCAGTCGGTGCTCGGCTGGGTGGTCCGCGAGGCCGCCACCAACGTGCTGCGGCACAGCGAGGCCGAGCAGGTCACCGTCCGGCTCTGGACGCACCAGGAGCAGGCCGTGCTCGAACTGTCCAACGACGGGGTGCGCCCACCGGTCGCCTCCGAGGGCGGCAGCGGCCTGGCGGGCCTGCGCGAGCGGCTCGCGGCCCACGGCGGCGAGCTGACCTGCACCCGCTCCCCGGAGCGCTTCACGCTGCGCGCCACCCTGCCCCTGCCCAGCACCGCCCCCGACCAGGAGTTGGCCGCATGA
- the purQ gene encoding phosphoribosylformylglycinamidine synthase subunit PurQ: MTSRIGVVTFPGSLDDRDAQRAIRLAGAEPVALWHRDKDLHQVDAVVLPGGFSYGDYLRAGAISRFSPVMDSIVEQARLGMPVLGICNGFQVLTESHLLPGAMLRNNHLHFICRDQKLRVENAGTAWTTDYQAGQEISVPLKNMDGRYTADARTIDELESEGRVVFRYLAGHPNEVANPNGSINDIAGITNAAGNVVGLMPHPEHAVEPLIGTGKTDGLGFFTSVLKQLVSS, from the coding sequence GTGACCTCCCGGATCGGCGTCGTCACGTTCCCCGGTTCGCTCGACGACCGGGACGCGCAGCGGGCGATCCGGCTGGCCGGCGCCGAGCCGGTGGCGCTGTGGCACCGTGACAAGGATCTCCACCAGGTCGACGCCGTGGTCCTGCCCGGTGGATTCAGCTACGGCGACTATCTGCGGGCCGGCGCGATCTCGCGCTTCTCGCCGGTGATGGACAGCATCGTCGAGCAGGCCAGGCTCGGAATGCCGGTGCTCGGTATCTGCAACGGCTTCCAGGTGCTCACCGAGTCGCACCTGCTGCCCGGTGCGATGCTGCGCAACAACCACCTCCACTTCATCTGCCGCGACCAGAAGCTGCGGGTGGAGAATGCGGGCACGGCCTGGACCACGGATTACCAGGCGGGCCAGGAGATTTCCGTCCCGCTGAAGAACATGGACGGCCGCTACACCGCCGACGCGCGCACGATCGACGAGCTGGAGTCCGAGGGGCGGGTGGTATTCCGTTACCTCGCCGGTCATCCGAACGAGGTGGCTAACCCCAACGGCTCGATCAACGATATTGCCGGGATCACCAACGCGGCCGGCAACGTGGTGGGTCTGATGCCGCACCCGGAGCACGCCGTCGAACCGCTGATCGGCACGGGTAAGACCGACGGTCTGGGCTTCTTCACGTCCGTCCTCAAGCAGTTGGTGAGTTCCTGA
- a CDS encoding sterol carrier family protein — MARTVTRKTRGYDPAKVRAALGAQTEALRTAVHRLCADPEAERLLAAPTRLGEWRVRELLAHLAVQLAWLPGRLAAPQQGLAPLGLTDWVAQVGTLAEQVDAQARERSAAGFAGAPAELAAAFDEAADALLGMLGGPEVLDPARRLEIRLGSMALADLLVTRLVETVVHADDLAAALGGAPFPHDRFALASVCRLLADALADQVPGGAVELRVPPVAVVQAVPGPRHTRGTPPNVVEMDQLTWLRLATGRQEWAEAVEAAQVGASGERSDLSGFLPVLR; from the coding sequence ATGGCGAGGACGGTGACCAGGAAGACCCGCGGCTACGACCCGGCGAAGGTGCGGGCCGCGCTCGGCGCGCAGACCGAGGCGCTGCGGACGGCGGTGCACCGGCTCTGCGCCGACCCCGAGGCCGAGCGGCTGCTGGCGGCGCCGACCCGGCTCGGCGAGTGGCGGGTCCGGGAGCTGCTTGCGCACCTCGCGGTGCAGCTGGCCTGGCTGCCCGGCCGGCTGGCGGCGCCGCAGCAGGGCCTGGCACCGCTCGGGCTGACCGACTGGGTGGCCCAGGTGGGCACCCTGGCCGAGCAGGTGGACGCCCAGGCGCGGGAGCGGTCGGCGGCCGGGTTCGCGGGGGCGCCGGCCGAGCTGGCCGCGGCCTTCGACGAGGCCGCCGACGCGCTGCTCGGGATGCTGGGCGGGCCCGAAGTCCTGGATCCGGCCCGCCGGTTGGAGATCCGGCTGGGCTCGATGGCGCTGGCCGACCTGCTGGTCACCCGGTTGGTGGAGACGGTGGTGCACGCCGACGACCTGGCGGCGGCGCTGGGCGGGGCGCCGTTCCCGCACGACCGGTTCGCGCTGGCCTCGGTCTGCCGGCTGCTGGCGGATGCGCTGGCCGATCAAGTGCCGGGCGGGGCGGTCGAGTTGCGGGTGCCGCCGGTGGCGGTGGTGCAGGCCGTCCCGGGGCCGAGGCACACCCGGGGGACGCCGCCGAACGTGGTGGAGATGGACCAGCTCACCTGGCTGCGGCTGGCCACCGGGCGCCAGGAGTGGGCCGAAGCGGTCGAGGCCGCCCAGGTCGGCGCGAGCGGTGAGCGCAGCGACCTGAGCGGCTTCCTGCCCGTCCTTCGGTGA
- the purL gene encoding phosphoribosylformylglycinamidine synthase subunit PurL translates to MTLDTVKNAEQTPDAAQPWAELGLKQDEYARIREILDRRPTGAELAMYSVMWSEHCSYKSSKVHLKQFGEKAPQSDAMLVGIGENAGVVDVGQGYAVTFKVESHNHPSYIEPYQGAATGIGGIVRDILAMGARPVAVMDPLRFGAADHPDTRRVLPGIVAGIGGYGNCLGLPNIGGEVVFDPCYQGNPLVNALCVGVMKHEDIHLAQASGAGNKVILYGARTGGDGIGGVSVLASETFDDSKPAKRPAVQVGDPFQEKLLIECTLEVFREKLVLGIQDLGGAGLSCATSELASAGSGGMRIELDTVPLRDATLSPEEILMSESQERMCAIVEPDKVARFLEICEKWDVIATVIGEVTDGERLEIFWHGEQVVDVPPRTVAHDGPVYQRPFARPAWQDALQADAPTAERLQRPGTGEELKAALLTVAGSPNQASKSWITDQYDRFVIGNTVLATPEDSGMIRIDEETNLGVSVATDGNGRFAKLDPYTGAQLALAEAYRNVAAGGAKPLAVSDCLNFGSPEDPDVMWQFAEATRGLADACQILGTPVTGGNVSLYNQTGEVAIHPTPVVAVLGVIDDVTRRTPIGFAEEGQHLYLLGDTADELGGSAWSQVAHNHLGGLPPKVDLERERLLGEILIAASRDGMIDAAHDLSDGGLAQALVESCLRGGHGARVIVPAELDPFVFLFSESAGRAVVAVPRSEELRFTDMCGARGLPATRIGVVDGEVLEVQGQFSVSLAELTEAHTGVIEALLG, encoded by the coding sequence ATGACTCTCGACACCGTAAAGAACGCCGAGCAGACTCCGGACGCCGCCCAGCCCTGGGCCGAACTCGGCCTGAAGCAGGACGAGTACGCGCGGATCCGGGAGATCCTGGACCGCCGCCCCACCGGCGCCGAGCTCGCGATGTACTCGGTGATGTGGTCGGAGCACTGCTCGTACAAGAGCTCCAAGGTGCACCTGAAGCAGTTCGGTGAGAAGGCCCCGCAGTCGGACGCGATGCTGGTCGGCATCGGCGAGAACGCCGGCGTGGTCGACGTCGGCCAGGGTTACGCGGTCACCTTCAAGGTGGAGTCGCACAACCACCCGTCCTACATCGAGCCCTACCAGGGCGCGGCCACCGGCATCGGCGGCATCGTGCGCGACATCCTGGCGATGGGCGCCCGCCCGGTGGCCGTGATGGACCCGCTGCGCTTCGGTGCGGCCGACCACCCGGACACCCGCCGGGTGCTGCCCGGGATCGTCGCGGGCATCGGCGGCTACGGCAACTGCCTGGGCCTGCCGAACATCGGTGGCGAGGTCGTCTTCGACCCCTGCTACCAGGGCAACCCGCTGGTCAACGCGCTCTGCGTGGGCGTGATGAAGCACGAGGACATCCACCTGGCCCAGGCCAGCGGCGCCGGCAACAAGGTCATCCTGTACGGGGCCCGGACCGGTGGCGACGGCATCGGCGGCGTCTCGGTGCTGGCCTCGGAGACCTTCGACGACTCCAAGCCGGCCAAGCGCCCGGCCGTCCAGGTCGGCGACCCGTTCCAGGAGAAGCTGCTCATCGAGTGCACCCTGGAGGTGTTCCGGGAGAAGCTGGTGCTCGGCATCCAGGACCTCGGCGGCGCCGGACTCTCCTGCGCCACCTCGGAGTTGGCCTCGGCCGGCTCCGGCGGCATGCGGATCGAGCTGGACACCGTGCCGCTGCGCGACGCCACGCTCTCGCCGGAGGAGATCCTCATGAGCGAGTCGCAGGAGCGCATGTGCGCCATCGTCGAGCCCGACAAGGTGGCGCGGTTCCTGGAGATCTGCGAGAAGTGGGACGTCATCGCCACCGTGATCGGTGAGGTGACCGACGGCGAGCGGCTGGAGATCTTCTGGCACGGCGAGCAGGTGGTGGACGTGCCGCCGCGCACCGTGGCGCACGACGGCCCGGTCTACCAGCGCCCGTTCGCCCGCCCCGCCTGGCAGGACGCGCTGCAGGCCGACGCGCCGACCGCCGAGCGGCTCCAGCGCCCGGGGACCGGCGAGGAGTTGAAGGCCGCGCTGCTCACGGTCGCGGGCTCGCCGAACCAGGCGTCGAAGTCCTGGATCACCGACCAGTACGACCGGTTCGTGATCGGCAACACCGTGCTGGCCACGCCCGAGGACTCCGGCATGATCCGGATCGACGAGGAGACCAACCTCGGCGTCTCGGTGGCCACCGACGGCAACGGCCGGTTCGCCAAGCTGGACCCGTACACCGGTGCCCAGCTGGCGCTGGCCGAGGCCTACCGCAACGTGGCGGCCGGCGGCGCCAAGCCGCTCGCGGTCTCCGACTGCCTCAACTTCGGCTCCCCCGAGGACCCGGACGTGATGTGGCAGTTCGCCGAGGCCACCCGCGGCCTGGCCGACGCGTGCCAGATCCTGGGCACCCCGGTGACCGGCGGCAACGTCTCGCTCTACAACCAGACCGGCGAGGTCGCCATCCACCCGACCCCGGTGGTCGCGGTGCTCGGCGTGATCGACGACGTCACCCGCCGCACCCCGATCGGCTTCGCCGAGGAGGGCCAGCACCTCTACCTGCTCGGCGACACCGCCGACGAGCTGGGCGGCTCCGCCTGGTCGCAGGTGGCCCACAACCACCTCGGCGGCCTGCCGCCCAAGGTGGACCTGGAGCGCGAGCGGCTGCTCGGCGAGATCCTGATCGCCGCCTCGCGCGACGGCATGATCGACGCGGCGCACGACCTCTCGGACGGCGGGCTGGCCCAGGCGCTGGTGGAGAGCTGCCTGCGCGGCGGCCACGGCGCCCGGGTGATCGTGCCCGCCGAGCTGGACCCGTTCGTCTTCCTGTTCTCCGAGTCCGCGGGTCGCGCGGTGGTCGCCGTGCCGCGCAGCGAGGAGCTGCGGTTCACCGACATGTGCGGTGCGCGGGGCCTGCCGGCCACCCGGATCGGCGTGGTGGACGGGGAGGTGCTGGAGGTCCAGGGCCAGTTCAGCGTTTCGCTGGCGGAGCTGACCGAGGCGCACACCGGTGTGATCGAGGCGCTGCTCGGCTGA
- a CDS encoding response regulator transcription factor: protein MTAPVRLLLADDEHLIRGALAALLALEEDLTVVAQAASGPEALAMAKAHRPEVAVLDLQMPGMDGLEVAAQLRLLLPECRTMIVTGHGRPGYLKRALEVGVRGFLPKTVSAADLAGIIRTVRAGGRYVDPELAAEAISAGDSPLTPRETDVLELAADGTTVTEIAARAGLSPGTVRNYLSSAAGKLGAENRHAAVRLAREHGWI, encoded by the coding sequence ATGACCGCACCCGTCCGCCTGCTGCTCGCCGACGACGAACACCTGATCCGCGGCGCGCTGGCCGCGCTGCTCGCGCTGGAGGAGGACCTGACCGTGGTGGCCCAGGCCGCCTCCGGGCCCGAGGCGCTCGCGATGGCCAAGGCCCACCGGCCCGAGGTGGCGGTGCTCGACCTGCAGATGCCCGGCATGGACGGCCTGGAGGTGGCCGCCCAGCTGCGCCTGCTGCTGCCGGAGTGCCGCACCATGATCGTCACCGGGCACGGCCGCCCCGGCTACCTCAAGCGGGCACTGGAGGTGGGGGTGCGCGGCTTCCTGCCCAAGACCGTCTCGGCCGCCGACCTGGCCGGGATCATCCGCACGGTGCGGGCCGGCGGCCGGTACGTGGACCCGGAGCTGGCGGCCGAGGCGATCAGCGCCGGCGACAGCCCGCTGACCCCGCGCGAGACCGACGTGCTGGAGCTGGCCGCCGACGGCACCACGGTCACCGAGATCGCCGCCCGGGCCGGGCTCTCGCCCGGCACGGTGCGCAACTACCTCTCCTCGGCGGCCGGCAAGCTGGGCGCCGAGAACCGGCACGCCGCGGTCCGGCTGGCCCGCGAGCACGGCTGGATCTGA
- a CDS encoding phosphoribosylaminoimidazolesuccinocarboxamide synthase, whose product MSGFVTKPEPVQVPGLVHLHTGKVRDLYRDQAGRLVMVASDRTSAFDWVLPNDIPDKGRILTQLSLWWFGQISDLVPNHVISTELPEGAPAEWAGRTMVCDSLEMFPVECVARGYLTGSGLLEYQESRTVCGIALPDGLVDGSELPAPIYTPALKAEVGEHDENVPYEETARRIGADWAATLRQTTLAVYTRAGEIARKRGLILADTKFEFGLRGGELVIGDEVLTPDSSRFWPADEWQPGRAQQSYDKQIIRNWLASPASGWDRNGEQPPPPLPEEVAERTRARYVEAYERLTESTWV is encoded by the coding sequence TTGAGCGGATTTGTCACCAAGCCCGAGCCGGTCCAGGTACCCGGCCTGGTCCACCTGCACACCGGCAAGGTGCGCGACCTCTACCGCGATCAGGCCGGCCGGCTGGTCATGGTGGCCAGCGACCGCACCTCGGCCTTCGACTGGGTGCTGCCCAACGACATCCCCGACAAGGGCCGGATCCTCACGCAGCTGTCGCTCTGGTGGTTCGGGCAGATCAGCGACCTGGTGCCGAACCACGTGATCTCCACCGAGCTGCCCGAGGGCGCGCCCGCCGAGTGGGCCGGGCGCACGATGGTCTGCGACAGCCTGGAGATGTTCCCGGTGGAGTGCGTGGCCCGCGGCTACCTGACCGGTTCGGGCCTGCTGGAGTACCAGGAGAGCCGCACGGTCTGCGGGATCGCGCTGCCGGACGGCCTGGTGGACGGCTCCGAGCTGCCCGCGCCGATCTACACCCCGGCGCTCAAGGCCGAGGTCGGCGAGCACGACGAGAACGTGCCCTACGAGGAGACGGCCCGCCGGATCGGCGCCGACTGGGCCGCCACGCTGCGCCAGACCACGCTGGCCGTCTACACCCGGGCCGGCGAGATCGCCCGCAAGCGTGGTCTGATCCTGGCCGACACCAAGTTCGAGTTCGGCCTGCGCGGCGGCGAGCTGGTGATCGGCGACGAGGTGCTGACCCCGGACTCCTCGCGGTTCTGGCCGGCCGACGAGTGGCAGCCGGGCCGGGCGCAGCAGAGCTACGACAAGCAGATCATCCGCAACTGGCTCGCCTCGCCGGCCTCCGGCTGGGACCGCAACGGCGAGCAGCCGCCGCCGCCGCTGCCCGAGGAGGTCGCCGAGCGGACCCGGGCCCGGTACGTCGAGGCGTACGAGCGGCTGACCGAGAGCACCTGGGTCTGA
- a CDS encoding ABC transporter ATP-binding protein: MTSTSPAVEAKGLRRRYGSAQASGFTAVRGLDLTVRRGELFALLGTNGAGKTSTMELIEGLARPTAGTVTVLGHDPFQERAALRPRIGIMLQEGGFPGDLTVAETVTGWAALSSTPRPVAQALDLVGLGGRAAVRVKQLSGGEKRRLDLAVALIGRPEVLFLDEPSTGLDPQARAAVWELVRELRAEGTTILLTTHYLEEAEQLADRLAIMHQGRVVTTGTVAEVIADRPARISFELPEQPSPSLLPLPGAEVGFTGRKVSVRTTELQRTLTELLGWAAAEGVTLHGLDARSATLEEAFLAIAAEAGPPQPADEPTAPARRRSLIGANR; this comes from the coding sequence ATGACCAGCACTTCTCCCGCCGTCGAGGCCAAGGGCCTGCGGCGGCGCTACGGCAGCGCCCAGGCGAGCGGCTTCACGGCCGTGCGCGGGCTGGACCTCACGGTGCGGCGCGGCGAGCTGTTCGCCCTGCTCGGCACCAACGGGGCCGGCAAGACCTCCACCATGGAACTGATCGAGGGGCTGGCCAGGCCCACGGCCGGCACCGTCACGGTGCTGGGCCACGACCCGTTCCAGGAGCGGGCCGCGCTGCGGCCGCGGATCGGGATCATGCTCCAGGAGGGCGGCTTCCCCGGCGACCTGACCGTGGCCGAGACGGTCACCGGCTGGGCGGCGCTCTCCAGTACCCCGCGCCCGGTGGCGCAGGCGCTGGACCTGGTGGGCCTGGGCGGGCGGGCCGCGGTCCGGGTCAAGCAGCTGTCCGGCGGCGAGAAGCGCCGGCTCGACCTCGCGGTGGCCCTGATCGGGCGCCCCGAGGTGCTCTTCCTGGACGAGCCGAGCACCGGACTGGACCCGCAGGCCCGGGCGGCCGTCTGGGAACTGGTGCGCGAGCTGCGCGCCGAGGGCACCACGATCCTGCTGACCACGCACTACCTGGAGGAGGCCGAGCAGCTGGCCGACCGCCTGGCGATCATGCACCAGGGCCGGGTGGTGACCACCGGCACGGTCGCCGAGGTGATCGCCGACCGGCCCGCCCGGATCAGCTTCGAGCTGCCCGAGCAGCCCTCCCCCTCCCTGCTGCCGCTGCCCGGCGCCGAGGTCGGCTTCACCGGCCGCAAGGTCAGCGTGCGCACCACCGAACTCCAGCGCACCCTCACCGAACTGCTCGGCTGGGCCGCCGCCGAGGGCGTCACGCTGCACGGGCTGGACGCCCGCAGCGCCACGCTGGAGGAGGCCTTCCTGGCCATCGCCGCCGAGGCGGGTCCGCCGCAGCCGGCCGACGAGCCCACCGCCCCCGCCCGCCGCCGCAGCCTGATCGGAGCCAACCGATGA
- a CDS encoding ABC transporter permease: protein MNLAPSFAVPRVSGRLLLALARTELLLLRRNRTALLTAVFMPIALVGALHSILTAQRGHLAGVSMSAALLLNLTVVSLVFGVYYNLTAAYVARRGELVLKRLRTGELTDAEILGGTAVPSVLLSGLQIVLMAVGIAALAGLPAPVNPVLVLLGLLLALGVLVPLAALTSAVTRTVETSGFTTLPVVLITMAGSGLLVPFSVFPGWLADLGRRLPATPALELLRIGWLGGDGSAPATSLAGTWQPALPYLLSALVWIAIGCWAAHRWFRWEPRR from the coding sequence ATGAACCTCGCACCTTCGTTCGCCGTACCGCGCGTGTCCGGGCGGCTGCTGCTGGCCCTGGCCCGCACCGAACTCCTGCTGCTGCGCCGCAACCGCACCGCGCTCCTGACGGCGGTGTTCATGCCGATCGCGCTGGTCGGCGCCCTGCACTCGATCCTCACGGCCCAGCGCGGGCACCTGGCCGGGGTCAGCATGAGCGCCGCCCTGCTGCTCAACCTCACCGTGGTCTCGCTGGTCTTCGGCGTCTACTACAACCTGACCGCCGCCTACGTGGCCCGCCGCGGCGAGCTGGTGCTCAAGCGGCTGCGCACCGGCGAGCTGACCGACGCCGAGATCCTGGGCGGCACGGCGGTGCCCTCGGTGCTGCTGTCCGGGCTGCAGATCGTGCTGATGGCGGTCGGCATCGCGGCGCTGGCCGGCCTGCCCGCCCCGGTCAACCCGGTGCTCGTGCTGCTCGGCCTGCTGCTGGCGCTCGGCGTGCTGGTCCCGCTCGCCGCGCTGACCAGCGCCGTCACCCGGACCGTGGAGACCAGCGGGTTCACCACCCTGCCGGTGGTGCTGATCACCATGGCCGGCTCCGGGCTGCTCGTACCGTTCAGCGTCTTCCCGGGCTGGCTCGCCGACCTCGGCCGCCGGCTGCCCGCCACCCCGGCGCTGGAGCTGCTGCGGATCGGCTGGCTCGGCGGCGACGGCTCCGCCCCCGCCACCTCACTGGCCGGCACCTGGCAGCCCGCGCTGCCCTACCTGCTGAGCGCGCTGGTCTGGATCGCGATCGGCTGCTGGGCCGCCCACCGCTGGTTCCGCTGGGAGCCGCGCCGCTAG